Proteins found in one Arthrobacter pascens genomic segment:
- a CDS encoding NUDIX domain-containing protein translates to MTVRSAGILLYRRSAGGQLEVWIAHMGGPFWARKDARAWSIPKGEYLEDEDPLVAARREFAEEIGTAAPPGDYNHLGTFRQPSGKIITVFAAEADFRPEQIVSNTFPLEWPKGSGTIGDFPEIDDARWIGESEARTKLVKGQVPILDALIQLLPERSGGVVI, encoded by the coding sequence ATCACCGTTCGCAGCGCAGGCATCCTGCTGTACCGGCGGAGCGCAGGCGGGCAGCTGGAGGTATGGATAGCCCATATGGGCGGGCCTTTTTGGGCCCGCAAGGATGCCCGCGCCTGGTCCATCCCCAAGGGTGAATACCTTGAGGACGAGGATCCGCTGGTGGCCGCCCGGCGTGAATTCGCCGAGGAAATCGGTACGGCCGCACCGCCCGGTGACTACAACCACTTGGGAACTTTTCGGCAGCCGTCAGGCAAAATCATCACGGTCTTCGCAGCAGAGGCAGACTTCCGGCCGGAACAGATCGTGAGCAACACGTTCCCCCTCGAATGGCCTAAGGGATCCGGCACCATCGGGGACTTCCCCGAGATCGATGACGCGAGATGGATCGGAGAGTCCGAAGCACGCACCAAGCTGGTGAAGGGCCAAGTGCCTATCCTCGACGCGCTCATCCAGCTCCTCCCGGAACGCTCCGGCGGAGTAGTTATCTAA
- a CDS encoding CPBP family glutamic-type intramembrane protease, producing MRQLSEAKSEIQAGGVTPPAGASLSIIPATLVSASGFILFVREDRLTGFILLAAALGIAGLIGRRLFTDLALIAVGLTAMSAVPITTDISTEHMLVMGTAMILAVGIPYAVSRFVTREHSIRFPVRTGQAWTRGEKWYLPAVLVLGYAVLPVYMVRSGVYTNWPAVSDPEGIGRLFLGTNVLGIWDELFFICTAFTLLRRHLPDWQANLLQAVLFTSFLWELGFHAWAPFFIFPFALLQAKLFTVTKSLSYIVTVHLLFDFVLFLVLLHAHNREWLDIFLY from the coding sequence ATGAGGCAACTATCCGAGGCGAAGTCCGAGATCCAGGCAGGCGGAGTCACGCCGCCGGCCGGCGCGTCGCTGAGCATAATCCCGGCAACGTTGGTGTCGGCGTCGGGCTTCATCCTGTTCGTACGTGAAGACCGGCTCACCGGGTTCATCCTGCTGGCAGCGGCCCTGGGCATCGCGGGGCTCATCGGCCGCCGGCTCTTCACGGACCTGGCCCTGATCGCCGTGGGTCTGACCGCCATGAGCGCTGTTCCCATCACCACGGACATCAGCACGGAGCACATGCTTGTCATGGGCACGGCCATGATTTTGGCCGTCGGGATCCCGTATGCCGTCTCGAGGTTCGTCACCAGGGAACATTCCATCAGGTTCCCGGTCAGGACCGGCCAGGCCTGGACCCGGGGTGAGAAGTGGTACCTGCCCGCAGTCCTGGTGCTCGGATACGCGGTGCTGCCGGTCTATATGGTCCGGTCCGGCGTCTACACCAACTGGCCCGCCGTCAGCGATCCCGAGGGCATCGGCCGCCTTTTCCTGGGGACAAACGTCCTGGGCATCTGGGACGAACTGTTCTTCATCTGCACTGCATTTACCCTCCTGCGCCGTCACCTTCCGGACTGGCAGGCCAACCTGCTGCAGGCTGTGCTTTTCACGTCATTCCTGTGGGAACTGGGATTCCACGCCTGGGCACCGTTTTTCATCTTTCCTTTTGCGCTGCTCCAGGCGAAGCTGTTCACGGTGACAAAATCCCTGTCATACATCGTGACCGTCCACCTGCTGTTCGACTTTGTCCTGTTCCTGGTCCTGCTCCACGCACACAACCGCGAGTGGCTGGACATCTTCCTCTATTAG
- a CDS encoding MFS transporter, with protein sequence MTMETTERQRQAAHGSPGKIKTAMASAAGTCVENYDFVAYGTAAALYFGKVFFPNTDPVVGTLLAFATLAVGFLMRPIGGAIGGYLGDKYGRKPVLVGALLTMGIATVLIGCLPTYAQVGIIAPILLVIIRMIQGLAFGAEWGGAVMMTFEHAPWRKRGRFAAIPQAGNPLGITLANAAFLLSASLQTDWAWRLPFLASAILIVVGLVVRMKLEESPEFEHTKATGAIVKNPLTTVIRTDWQNILRVISLRIVESCAYYVTATYLLSYITKNNPDDRAIGLTGIVVASLIAIPVTMIAGALTDRIGRRKLYLAGTLAVIAFGFPMFLLSNTGNPFLIVLAFVIGIGIIHATFTGTQGAWFAELFRTNTRTSGASIGYQVAASISGFAPFLAVLLASVFGWAGGASLYVLVGVIGFVGVLNTRETWGPKQKAEVDAIIAGKPVLATEGEPAASAVR encoded by the coding sequence ATGACGATGGAAACCACCGAACGGCAGCGCCAGGCCGCCCACGGATCACCGGGAAAAATCAAGACCGCGATGGCCTCAGCTGCCGGAACATGCGTTGAAAACTACGACTTCGTGGCATACGGCACAGCCGCCGCCCTCTACTTCGGAAAAGTGTTCTTCCCGAACACCGATCCGGTGGTGGGGACCCTGCTGGCCTTCGCCACGCTGGCGGTGGGGTTCCTTATGCGCCCCATCGGCGGAGCCATCGGGGGCTATCTCGGTGACAAATACGGCCGCAAACCGGTGCTGGTGGGCGCCCTGCTCACTATGGGAATCGCCACGGTCCTGATCGGCTGCCTCCCCACCTACGCGCAGGTGGGAATCATCGCCCCCATCCTGCTCGTCATTATCCGGATGATCCAGGGCCTCGCCTTCGGTGCGGAATGGGGCGGCGCCGTGATGATGACCTTCGAGCACGCACCCTGGCGGAAGCGCGGCCGTTTCGCGGCCATCCCCCAGGCAGGAAACCCACTCGGCATCACCCTCGCCAACGCCGCGTTCCTGCTCTCCGCTTCCCTGCAGACCGACTGGGCATGGCGCCTGCCGTTCCTCGCCAGCGCCATCCTCATTGTCGTGGGGCTGGTGGTCCGGATGAAGCTCGAAGAATCACCCGAATTCGAACACACCAAGGCCACCGGCGCCATCGTCAAGAACCCCCTGACCACAGTCATCCGCACCGACTGGCAGAACATCCTGCGCGTGATTTCCCTGCGCATCGTCGAAAGCTGCGCGTACTACGTCACGGCCACGTATCTCCTGTCCTACATCACCAAGAACAACCCCGATGACAGGGCCATCGGACTCACCGGCATTGTGGTCGCCAGCCTCATCGCCATCCCCGTCACCATGATCGCCGGCGCCCTCACCGACCGCATCGGCCGGCGGAAGCTTTACCTCGCCGGGACGCTGGCCGTTATCGCATTCGGCTTCCCCATGTTCCTGCTCAGCAACACGGGAAACCCGTTCCTGATCGTTCTCGCGTTCGTCATCGGCATCGGGATCATCCACGCCACGTTCACCGGAACCCAGGGCGCCTGGTTCGCCGAGCTCTTCCGCACCAACACCAGGACCTCCGGTGCATCCATCGGTTACCAGGTCGCAGCCTCCATTTCAGGTTTTGCCCCCTTCCTGGCAGTTCTCCTGGCCTCTGTCTTCGGCTGGGCAGGCGGAGCCTCGCTCTACGTCCTGGTGGGCGTCATCGGCTTCGTCGGCGTACTGAACACCCGCGAAACCTGGGGCCCCAAGCAAAAGGCAGAGGTGGACGCCATCATCGCCGGTAAGCCAGTCCTCGCCACCGAGGGGGAGCCCGCTGCGTCAGCTGTCCGCTAA
- a CDS encoding RpiB/LacA/LacB family sugar-phosphate isomerase — MKIALGNDHAGFPLKEFVRNVLEELGHEVIDTGAPSEAPVDFPDVTRATCGLVKSGQAHRAVLVCGTGVGAVMAANKIPGIRCALGHDVYSAHQSVEHDDANVLAMGAWLVGRATVREVLESFLDAKFDNDEDTIRRVQKLRDMELEGARELAGEL; from the coding sequence TTGAAAATCGCACTCGGCAACGATCACGCCGGCTTCCCCCTCAAGGAATTCGTCAGAAATGTCTTGGAGGAACTTGGACACGAGGTCATAGACACTGGCGCGCCAAGCGAGGCGCCCGTTGACTTCCCCGACGTCACACGGGCTACCTGCGGGCTGGTCAAGTCCGGTCAGGCCCACCGTGCTGTGCTGGTCTGCGGCACGGGCGTTGGGGCCGTCATGGCTGCCAACAAGATCCCAGGCATCCGCTGCGCCCTGGGCCATGACGTGTACTCCGCCCACCAGAGCGTGGAACACGACGACGCGAACGTCCTTGCCATGGGCGCCTGGCTGGTCGGCCGGGCCACGGTCAGGGAAGTCCTCGAATCCTTCCTGGACGCGAAATTCGACAACGACGAAGACACCATCCGCCGGGTCCAAAAGCTGCGCGACATGGAGCTGGAAGGAGCCCGCGAACTCGCCGGCGAGCTCTGA
- a CDS encoding ribokinase, whose protein sequence is MNTVFVVGSLNIDQNVRVRSLPRSGETVSGTDATFSPGGKGANQAVAAARAGAAVEFMGAVGDDAHGRRILEILTQAGVDCSQVPVIEATPTGTAIIAVDDDGENLIIVSPGANSRLTEEDIDTFLSNVRSGDVLTLQLEIPSGLVRHAARQAKVRGALVVLNAAPAPAGIGGLFDDVDLLVVNEHEIQILAGLTGIPPADHRDLVRTLPELLGPRIVCTAGDEGAYTILDDALVHVPAPAVDATDTTGAGDTFIGYLAACLLAHPADLAGAMTLASRASALAVTRSGAMESIPWLHEVDPSLANPGSVIPS, encoded by the coding sequence ATGAACACGGTTTTTGTGGTCGGAAGCCTCAATATCGACCAGAACGTCCGCGTCCGCTCCCTGCCCCGGTCGGGGGAAACTGTCAGCGGCACGGACGCCACGTTCAGCCCCGGGGGAAAGGGCGCAAACCAGGCGGTGGCGGCAGCAAGGGCCGGCGCGGCCGTCGAATTCATGGGAGCAGTGGGAGACGACGCACATGGCCGGCGGATCCTTGAGATCCTCACCCAAGCAGGCGTGGACTGCAGCCAGGTCCCCGTCATTGAGGCAACGCCCACCGGGACAGCCATCATCGCCGTGGACGACGACGGCGAAAATCTGATCATCGTGAGCCCAGGGGCAAACTCGAGGCTCACCGAAGAGGACATCGACACCTTCCTCTCCAACGTCCGAAGCGGTGACGTCCTGACGCTCCAGCTGGAGATACCGTCCGGTCTGGTACGCCACGCGGCCCGCCAGGCGAAGGTGCGCGGCGCACTGGTGGTACTCAACGCGGCACCGGCGCCGGCAGGCATCGGCGGTCTCTTCGACGACGTGGACCTGCTGGTGGTCAACGAACACGAAATCCAGATCCTCGCCGGACTCACCGGGATCCCACCCGCTGACCACCGCGACCTGGTTCGGACCCTGCCGGAACTTCTTGGGCCGCGGATTGTCTGCACGGCCGGCGATGAAGGCGCCTACACCATCCTTGATGACGCCCTTGTGCACGTTCCCGCCCCGGCCGTTGACGCAACGGACACCACCGGCGCCGGCGACACCTTCATCGGCTACCTCGCCGCCTGCCTCCTCGCCCATCCCGCCGATCTGGCAGGCGCCATGACATTGGCCTCCCGCGCCTCGGCCCTGGCCGTCACCCGCAGCGGAGCGATGGAATCGATTCCATGGCTCCATGAGGTTGATCCGTCCCTCGCAAATCCCGGCTCCGTCATCCCGTCCTAA
- a CDS encoding LacI family DNA-binding transcriptional regulator produces MTTRTITIKDVADMAGVSPATASRVLSGNPATSPESRKRVIAAASQLDFHPNAQARALRSTRTNVIGLLMSDVRNPFFADLAHSAEQTALAEGFVTLLGNANENAVQQDRYLDTFISQRVDGVVAAPEGMGSSSLRALLAREIPTVFVDRTIDGIDVPSVTTDSDNGIRQAVEHLAQQGHTRVGYIAGPQATSTGRDRLRSYAKAAQDYGISTDPALIYFGDFQSRSGSDGAHHLLSLSQPPTALLAADSPMAVGALATLNRKGMRIGRDMGLIAFDDIEWFSLLDPPLTVISHDVEAMGRIAVELLLELINGGQPSSVVLPSELIIRASSGTADPVVART; encoded by the coding sequence ATCACCATCAAAGACGTGGCAGACATGGCAGGCGTCTCCCCTGCAACAGCATCACGGGTGCTGTCAGGCAACCCGGCAACCTCTCCCGAGTCCAGGAAGAGAGTGATCGCTGCTGCGTCGCAGCTGGATTTTCATCCCAATGCCCAGGCCCGGGCGCTGCGGTCCACCCGGACCAACGTCATTGGACTGTTGATGTCCGATGTCCGCAACCCCTTCTTCGCTGATCTGGCCCACTCCGCTGAGCAGACTGCGCTGGCCGAAGGATTTGTCACGTTATTGGGCAACGCCAACGAGAACGCCGTTCAGCAGGACAGGTACCTGGACACGTTCATATCCCAGCGGGTGGATGGCGTTGTCGCCGCACCAGAGGGAATGGGGAGCTCCAGCCTTCGAGCCCTCCTGGCGAGGGAGATACCAACGGTCTTCGTCGACCGGACCATCGATGGCATCGACGTGCCAAGCGTGACCACGGACAGCGACAACGGAATCCGGCAGGCGGTGGAGCACCTGGCCCAACAGGGCCACACCCGGGTCGGATACATCGCGGGCCCCCAGGCGACCTCCACAGGACGGGACCGCCTCCGTTCCTATGCCAAGGCAGCACAAGACTATGGGATCAGCACGGATCCGGCCCTGATCTATTTCGGAGACTTCCAATCGCGCAGCGGCTCCGACGGGGCCCATCACCTCCTGAGCCTCTCCCAGCCGCCCACGGCATTGCTGGCAGCCGACAGCCCGATGGCAGTGGGTGCACTGGCCACCCTGAACCGGAAGGGGATGCGGATCGGCCGCGACATGGGACTCATCGCCTTCGATGACATCGAATGGTTTTCCCTGCTGGACCCGCCACTCACCGTCATTTCCCACGATGTCGAGGCGATGGGCCGCATTGCCGTCGAGCTTCTTCTTGAACTGATCAACGGAGGACAGCCATCGTCCGTAGTCCTCCCCAGCGAACTGATTATCCGGGCTTCATCGGGCACGGCTGATCCCGTTGTCGCGCGGACATGA